The DNA region ttgaaTAAAAATTTGGATGGCAATAGAATTATATTAAGAATAGAATtctattaagataaattattctaaggatgaattgagaaataaaaaaacacaatataaacaagcagagataaaaaaataagcaaacaaaaagaaatacataaaaaaacaacgATTTGTGATTGGTGTCATatgaatacttgattaaaataaaaattagattgaaaaaaagtggaaaaacttatgaagtggtgttatgtaattaatttttaaaaaaatcaagggtaataaggtcttttaaaaaaattttaaaatctttctgaGGTTCTCCCTCATGGCACTTTCAAATCGAAGTCGGGGAAAAGGGGTTTCGGAGGTTAAAGTTATCACTTCCTCTCtctttgttaaattaaaaaaatatcaatccaaATGAGAGAATGGCCGACTTTGACCCTCCAAAAACCCTCGCTTTCTACTTTCTCTCAGCGACCCTCAATTCAACATAGCATAAAAGGgaaatagaaatgaaaatttctatataaacaataaggctgtgtttgattggcaacatggaaaatggctgagaaagaaaatttttccatggaaaataaaaaaataatcgttTGACTAGTATTAATTTTtagctagaaaataaaaaaaaattctatgaaaaatttagattttgttgtttgattgcgcTTATTTTCCACAGAAAATGTAACATTTTCTAtggaaaaaacctcatttgttgtttgattgcattaaTTTTCCCcggaaaaagtcacattttccatggaatttttttttaaaaattattaaaattataaacaacgctatgtggaattgaatcttaccatcaaaacgtTGCGGGATCTGTTCACTgtctagataaatttatttaaaatattatcaagttatataatttatcttttttaaaaaaataaaaaaaagaaaaaacttatcttttaaatttttaaaaaaagttattttaaaattataaagagtGCTActtggaattgaatcttactaTTAAAATGCAGCGGGATCTATTtgatttggataaatttatttaaaatattatcaagttatataatttattttaaaaaaaaataaaagaaaaggaaaaacttttattttaaattttgaaaagaaaaggttattttaaatatttcaatcccacgttatttttttcacatatccCTTATGTTTTCGGGGTTCATTTCATTGGTGGCCATGAAATGTTTTCATCGTTATAACGCTATATAGCtacaaatgtttttttgtaacgttgtggTTACTAAAACTATTCTCAGATTACGtgatggccacaaatgtttttcaGTAGCGTTGTGGCGCTGAAATGTTTCATCTTTATAACGATGTGGCAATAAAGGTTTCCTACATAGATCATATTTTTGTGGCCACGTCATCACATTTGTGGCCATCAGTGCAATCGGAAGAatagttttgtggccacaacgttTCAAAAATTTGTGGCCATTAGTGCAACCAGAGAATAGTTTTGTGGCTacaacgttacaaaaaaaacttttgtggtCATAGCGTTATACTTATGAAACTTATGTGGCCATCAGTGAAACTAACCCATGTTTTCCGTGGAAAACTTTTCCTAGGGTGGAGGTAGGAAAATTTTTCCACTGCTTTAAGGGAAAATAGGGTCCCGTGATAGAGTTTGtgaaaaaattttccatggaaaattttggcaaacaaacagcatatttagctggaaaatgacccatgaaaaatttttccagggaaaaaaaagtaatcaaacacaacctaatATTATAATAACTTTGTGCTAACAAAacgtatttttattttattttttaaaatacttaacAGTTTGTGTAtctaaacatgtttttgtttttaaaaattaaaaataaaacaaaaacaaaacaaaaaacaaaaaaacaaaaaacaaacagaaACTATGCCAAACGACCTTTAcagggtaaattttttggaaGGTCACCCACCTTTCATCTTTTTGCAAATTGGTTACCCAGctttaatttgaagttttttggtCACTCAGTTTTGATTTTTATCACCTTTGGCGAGGTTAACCCGGTCTTTTTCACCTCGCCCTTTGCTTACGTGGTGCTGGGAGAGAGTGAGTCGGTGCTCGACCTGTTGGATGGCTTAAAGTGGACATGCCACGTCAAGTGAAGCTTGCCGGTGAGCGCGTCGCCCTGCGTCATGCGAAGGGGCACCACGTCGACTCGCTTCTTCTCCAAGTGGTTTGCAAGTGCAAAGGCTCTTGTATGATTCTGACTAGTGAAACCAACAATGAATTAGAAGATTAATGACCATTCTCCAAATTAATGACAATGTAATCATATTTCCTGCAAACAATTAATTagaagattaatttttttacaattgaaTTGGTTTACAATTGAAACTGATCTGCATTACTAAATTAAAACCACAAATCTGAGCATAACACTGTTATATTAACTGgaaaaaagaagcaaacaaGAGAATTCCAAGAGGTCAAAACATGTACATTCATTGAAACTAAAATAGGGAAACAAAAACAGATAGCAACAATGCCATTTTTACGTGTTCTTGTACACAAAGCGAGATAGTTCTTGACATTGAACAAAAATTAATGAGACAAACCATGACACCTATGGTAAGATGTGTAGCTAAGGAATCCAtaccctttttttctctttgcgAGGGCTCTTCTTCACGTGCCTTTAAAGTTGAGCAACCTTTGCCCCCTACCACTGGCAATTTTTCCTTCCTCAATGTACCCTCAAGTCCAGGCTGTGTCTCAATGGGGTGGGTCTCCACAACTGGATTAATGACCTAGGACAAAGATAAATGTATTTGGTAAACATGTTCGAAGATCCACTCCTAGTTAACAGCTCGATCTAGCCTTCACTTGTTCACTCTTGTCTTCCCATTATCAAtccttggagaagaagaagttgaCTTCTTCACTCTCGTCTTCCCATTGTCAAtgcttggagaagaagaagctgacCTCTTGGGAAAGAAGGAGCTGACGTGGTGCCCCTTCGCGTGACGTGGCGTGTGCTGCTTCAGCTGGTGAGCTTCACTTGATGTGGCGTGTCCAGCTAAGCCATCCAGCGTGTCAGGAGCAGCCTAACTCACTCTCTCCGGCAGCCACGTACACAAAGGGGCGCGGGAAAAGACCGAGTGACCTACCGGTGTGATAAAATCGAAACTGAGtgataaaaaaacttcaaattaaagCTGGGTGACCAATTTGCAAAAAGATGAAAAGCTGGTGACCttccaaaaaatttaccccaacTTTTACACTaatgttttttagttttatttttaaatacacaTCTCGATGCATATTCAGATTCGATCTCAGCCATACATCTATCACTCAAAGGAAACCCAGCAATCCTTCTCGGCATTCAAAGCCCCGAGATCAAACCCGAGCTATACGCTCCAACCCCGACAACTCCTTGACCCGTGCAATCCTCTCCCTCGGGCGCCTCCTCCGTCGTCGCTCGTTCTCGTGTGACCCATCGCCCGGTCTGAGAGCGAGCGTCCCGCGGCGGGGCTTCTCTCGATTGGGGATTCGTCGGTGGGGAAGTTCGACAGCTTTGGATCCACGAGATCTCGGCAGCGGCGGCATCACGCCTAGCGGCGTCCTCAGCGGTGGCGCGGGTTTCAAGCCGGACCACGGAGCCTTTCAGGTGGATCTCGATCTCCGCCGCCCACTTCCCCACGGCCGTGGATCCCCGATGCTGGCGTTTTTCCTTCTCTTGCCCTCGTTTGTCCTTCTCTGTTAAAAATGGCTTAATGCCTCTCTTTGCCTGTCGAAGGGATAAAAATTCTATACTAGTGAGGAAAATTAGCATCTTCGTAATAATGCACCAGTACAAATAATTCCCCTAGTCTGCCACTACAATGAAATCACACTCCAAAAAAGTCTGtattcataaatttattaagattaattgaatatgaaaaccaacgaaaggaaaaaaaaattctcaaattctCACAAACCTAACAAACAGTTCAAAATTAGCTGCTCCCAGCTTGAGATTGCTATGATGTTTAGGCTAGTGAAATGGACATATAACTGAGGAGTCTAATCATCCTcttaaatactaaaattttaagttatttcaaaaatacataaaaattaacctATTTGTAGCAACAAGGTAATGAAAGATAATACAAAATGGCCATGCGTTAGTGAATCCATTATGACATAATAACTTGAAGAAGACTTTTTCCCTAACAAAAATCCTAATGGCAATGAAAGTAATGACTAAAAATCCTAATGTTACAAAATGAGTTCAACATCTAGATAGATCAAAATGACACCAAATACAACATGGTAGAgattaaaactttttattaagAGTTTGAAGAATCCAATACTTCTCCTAGGGCAAGAAACAAATCCACACTGCttccattactcaaaaaagaaaacttctCACAATCATAGACTTACATaagcattcaacaaaaataaatctcCCCGCCAATGTTGAGGCAAACACTAAAACATCTGTTGGTGAAAGAGATAAAAGCTCAACCTTCAACAATTTGAAATGTCTAACCCATGTCTATACGCAACATATTTTCGAAGTGTAacatggaaaaattaaaatgttattatttcaaGGCATAGAATCAATGAACTTgcatacaataaaaaaacattcctACTTCAAGGTAaagaaaattacaaatcaagcaaaacaaGAGGAAGTGTGGTATACATATGAGATCAACCACTTCCAAATAACAATCACCCAAACCcatcaacacaaaataaactaaaaataataatttttcaagaaGGACAGGACAGTACAAACCATTTAGCAGGCTCCACTAAAGGCTTCTACTTTATATACTTAGCACACCAAACATATCAAACAGAGCAccaaaaacctaacaaaaatctaaaaaatcaaggaaaagatGGAATGGACATACTTGCGCGATCTGATCCTCGCAGTAGGGAGTAAGGCCGAAGTCGACCCCCAATTTCCTGTGAATTTTCATTAGATTATTCatcaaatcaacaacaaaaaacaacaaaagataaGGATCGAGATGAAAACGAAGATTTCACGGAGAGGGAAAGGGAGAAAAGGGAATATAATCTCATTCTTCTTGTGGCCGGAGTTAGGATTCCATGCGAAGCGGTTCAGGTGTTTCGAAGGCCTTAGATTCAACAACGCAGCCGTTCCTCGCAATTTCTGGATGGGGAGGAGTGGAAGGCGTCCCAGTTGAGGATCGAGATGGAGATTGATCGAGAGTTGGGGCAGAATGAGAGAAGGGCGCCAGGAACCACCGGAGAAGTGCAGCCCTGATCGCCAACGTTGAGCTGCGTTCCACCTCCCGCCAGGAACCACGCTCGAAGAACAAGGAAACAATCGAGATATATTTAACCTAACATTGAACGGCTACGATGAGATCAATCCAAAACACATATCTTCACGCATCTTAAGCACATGGAAAGGCTTTTTTCGCTTAtatcctttttaaaaaattatattataaatatactctctttatatataattatataatgtaAACCTAAAATTACATGTATACCCCCAGTAAAGTTTATCCATCATATGAGGGAAGATTGATATTCTCACGTGTCTGCAAAGCGAAAAAGCGGTAGATCTTATCGATCGTGGAGGGAGAATGAGGAGGGAGTCTGAAATATAGTTATGTCTGAGATATTGAGCTTGAAGCATCCGATTCTGAGCTTTGAATTCTGGATTGAAATTTGCccatgatttttattgaaatttattttataaaaattaagtttttctttaatgCTTCAATCTCAAGTATATTTATTAAGAGtgcaattataataaatatatagctaaaatatatatttataatggaTTCGCTTCTATTTCAACATTGCAATTGTCTAGATGAACTCCACAACAAACCACATCTGAATGGTCTCAAGATTTATCTGATTTGCTCTACACAAAAATAGAACACCTGGAAAGGCATACTCGATATCACCAACTATTTGAATAAAGTCGACATCAATGACCACCGACCACTTGATGCAACCTTTTTGAACctggtgttttttattttaaaggttTCCTATTTTGTTCGAATATCATTCTCAAATATTCTCACTTCTGAAATATTATCTAacatattgtttttaatgtagTTTATATGTGTTGTCGTGAGAGGCACATATGATCATCAATGAAAAGTATGATAGTTTTTCCATTTTGATTCAACAAAAGAACTCGTTCAACGTTTTCAAGTTAATTGCTTGTGGTGTCAAAAATCATCTTATAATctggatttttaatttttttaataactacaTCGAGATTTCTCTATACCTTTGGTTCATAATTCACTATAATTATTGGATCAAGGTTCCTCTAAAACCTAACTTCATAGTTTTCTGAGAGCTCAAAAGTGTCGCGTTTTAAAAGGTGTTGTCTTTTGAGTTCGCATTAATAAATAACTTGATGGATAGGCAATTTGGATTGCTATTGCAAACCATACAGTAGAGGACACACAAACACGTAGATAATAGACATAGCAAAGCTCTCTATTGCTAACTCTCTATTTTCAAAaactatataattaaattaattaataatgatcaaaataaatatttttaaactaaatgcatccattttttatttttatatgaaatatatcCACTGAATTAATAAACATTATATACAAATACGTACACTAACCGAAACTATTCTTTGATGTGCACCTAAGTTGGTGAGATAACATGAATCACCTGAGACTGTTATCACTAATGTAATTAGTTTGTTGTCTAAGACCACAAATGTTTCtgaaagaaaagcataaatTGCAATGAGGATCTGGTTTGAAACAGGAGCTGGTAGTGTGTAGTAAAAGGCTCCTAGTTTGGTGAATAGAGTTGATACAAATGTTATCCAAGGGTTATATATTCTAGTTGTGACCGCGCTATCTTGGTAGTATTTACAACCACCAAACACAAAATGCAACTTTGAAAGAATGCATCCTGGTTCGTAAGTAAGCCTAAGTTCGCTTTCGGTTCAGCTTAGTAGGTCGTCTTGATCGGCCAGCGAGAAGGTTGAGTAACAGGTAGCACTGTCCCCCTTTGATACCGTTGGAGCCTCAACATTATCTAGAACTTTTTGGGCTTCTATGAAAACAGTGAAATCTCTAATCTGTAAATCCAACAGATAATTAGCAGCAAATCGACATAGTTGTTCAACTATAGCATATCATAATTGAGCAGGGAGATAATAACACTTGCCTCTTCTTCCAGTTCATGTATCTTCTCATCCTTCAATTTTGCTGCAGCTTTCTGCCTGCAAGATGAGCACATCAAATTGCGATAGTGTCTAGTAATACAGGTGATTGCAGTACAACACTGGAACATTCACATCAAGAGAAAGTTTTTCTACTAAAATGAAACTATATAGACTAATTTCTAAATTGAACAATCATGTGTATGTATCACATTTAGTAATTTTGAACTGCAAACTTAAGCATATTCTAGCTTACAGACTGTTTGGATCAAGGAAATATGGACATAACAAAGATTTGCTTGCCTTTCCTTCCCATCTTTTCCACTCTATTTTGCTTTCCCCattccctcaatccaaacacagtATCAGTGAGATAATATTGACAAGAATAATTTGAGAAAAATCTATTGTCCTCATAAAAACTTGGCAGTATGCATCATGCAAACAGTAATACAACCCTGCTATTACTATTACTCATGCGGAGCATACTTGCTGTAAGATTCAGCATGCCAAAAGAACTGAATATACATTAAAGGATGTTGG from Dioscorea cayenensis subsp. rotundata cultivar TDr96_F1 unplaced genomic scaffold, TDr96_F1_v2_PseudoChromosome.rev07_lg8_w22 25.fasta BLBR01001207.1, whole genome shotgun sequence includes:
- the LOC120255818 gene encoding uncharacterized protein LOC120255818, whose translation is MDKLYWGLNISRLFPCSSSVVPGGRWNAAQRWRSGLHFSGGSWRPSLILPQLSINLHLDPQLGRLPLLPIQKLRGTAALLNLRPSKHLNRFAWNPNSGHKKNEIIFPFLPFPLRNWGSTSALLPTARIRSRKAMYSYKTYIYQIHKRLL